GGGACATCAGCACCGAGAATTTATCGCCGTTGCGCAGCTTACGGAAATCCATTTGCCACTGCAGTGCCTTGATCACCGCACTGATTTCACCGCTGTTCAGCCCTGCCTGTTTGGCGCTGTTAACAAAACTGCCGTTAACGGTGCCGGAGAGAACGGTATCTTTCCACTCCCCTTTCTGCACTTCTGAAGAGGATTTAAAGGTATCTCCGGACCTGTCATAAGTACGGGTTTCACGGCGCGAGGCTTCCCAGCTCAGACGTTGCAGCTGCCCGTCATCGGTCAGCGTCCAGCTCAGCTGTTGGCCCACCCGCAGATTACGCAAATCCTTGTCGACCCTGGCCAGCTGGTTGATATCTCCCATATCAATGCCATACTGATTCAGAACGCTACTTAATGTATCGCCCGATGAGACAACGTAGTCATGGGTGCCGGTTTCATTCGGGACATCCTCATCTATCTCATCTTTTGGCACATCATCTTCAGGCGCAGGCGTATCCTGGTCGATAGGCTCACTGGCTTCAGGCAGCAGCGTTCGCAGCTGATTTTTGTCCAGCTCGATGCTTTTGACAATGGGATTGGTTTCACCGCTGGGATGGTAAACAAAAGGCCGCCATACGGAGACGGCCAGCGTTACGACGGTGAGCGAACCCAGCATGATGCGGTGGGTTCGTGGCAATGTGTTAAACGCCATGCTGACAGCGCGGGCAATATGCTGCACTTAGTTGTTCCTCTAGGCTCCTTTCAGGCAGCTCGCATACTGGCTGGACAGTTGTGAGAGGAATTTCACATAACTGTCCTTGCCCAGGGAGATGTCAATTCCCAGCGGATCCAGCGTTCCAGAACGCACTTTGGTTCCTCTGGCAACAGCATCAATTACGGCTGGCCTGAATTGTGGCTCAGCAAAGACGCATACGGCCTTGTGCTCAACCAGCTCTGTTCGAATTTGATGTAATCGTTGTGCGCCCGGCTGGATCTCTGGGTTAACGGTAAAATGACCAAGTGGCGTCAAACCGAACTGTTTTTCAAAGTAGCTGTAAGCATCGTGAAAAACGAAATACCCCTTCCCCTTCACCGGCGCAAGCTGAGAACTGATTTGCGTATTGGCGGTCGCCAATTCTGCTTCAAAATGCTGCAGGTTCGCGTCTAGTTTGTCTCTGCTTTGCGGCATAAGTTCCAATAATTTTGCATGGATTGCAACCGCGGATTGCCTTGCTATCTCTGGGGACATCCACAGGTGCATATTATATTCACCGTGATGGTGAGAATGTTGATGTTCATCATGTGCTTCGCTGGTCTCATCATGTTGATGCTCATCCTCTTCGGCACCCCGAATTAACAGGGGTTTCACCGTGGGTAAATCAGATAATTCCACAGATTTTTGTGCCGGTAATTGCGCGACTGCTTTCGGCATAAAAGCTTCCATTTCCGGCCCCACCCACACCACAAGATCCGCGCCCTGCAAGCGTTTGATATCCGACGGACGCAGAGCATAATCATGTTCGGATGCGCCATCTGGCAGCAGAACCTTGACCGGCGTAACGCCATCGGCAATTGCTGCAGCGATGAAGCCCAACGGCTTAACGGAAGCCACAACGTCGGCATGGGCAGAAGCAGTAAGCGAACCGGCTAATGCCAGAGAAGAAACCAGCGTCGTCAGGGTCTTTTTATTGTGTAACATAATTTTTCAATCCATCGTGATAAGTCGAAGAAATGTGATATTATAACATTCTATTAATTCTGCAAGCCGTAATGTTTATGTCCTCATTGATTAAGCTTGAAAAAATTTCTGTCAGCTTTGGTCAGCGCCGGGTGCTTTCGGACGTCTCGCTAACGCTGCAACCCGGCAAAATCCTGACCCTGCTCGGCCCGAATGGCGCGGGCAAATCCACGCTTGTGCGCGTGGTGCTGGGGTTGATTCAGCCGGATAAAGGAACCATGGAGCGCCCGGCCCAGCTGCGCATTGGCTACGTTCCGCAAAAAATTCACCTGGACGCGACCCTTCCGTTAACCGTTGAACGTTTTATGCTGCTGCGTGGCGGTGTCAAACGCGCTGATATTCAGCCAGCGCTCAAACGAGTGCAGGCCGCGCAGCTGCTTCATTATCCTTTGCAGAAATTGTCCGGCGGGGAGATGCAGCGCGTGTTACTGGCTCGCGCTCTTTTGAATCAGCCCCAGCTTCTGGTACTTGATGAGCCGACCCAGGGTGTGGATGTGAATGGGCAAGTCGCGCTGTACGATTTGATAGATCAGCTGCGCCAGGAGTTGAATTGCGGCGTATTGATGGTTTCCCACGATCTGCATCTGGTGATGGCCAAAACGGATGAAGTTCTCTGTCTGAATCAGCATATCTGCTGTTCAGGAACGCCAGAAGTGGTTTCCAAACATCCGGAATTTATTTCGATGTTCGGTAGCCGCGGCGCTGAGCAGCTGGCAATTTACCGTCATCACCACAATCATCGTCACGATTTACAGGGACGCATTGTATTACGCAGAGGGCAAGGCCAGTGATTGAATTGCTTTTACCCGGCTGGTTTGCCGGATTCCTTCTGGCGCTGGCAGCAGGCCCGCTCGGCTCTTTTGTTGTCTGGCGTCGGATGTCCTATTTCGGCGATACCCTGGCCCATGCTTCTCTGCTTGGGGTCGCCTTTGGTTTGCTGCTGAACGTCAGCCCTTTTTACGCGGTGATTGCCGTGACGCTGCTACTTTCGTTGTTGCTGGTATGGCTGGAACGCAGGCCACATCTGGCGATTGATACGCTGCTGGGCATTCTGGCACACAGCGCGCTGTCGCTGGGTCTGGTGGTGGTCAGTCTGATGTCGAATGTGCGCGTGGATTTGATGGCGTACCTGTTTGGCGATTTGCTTTCTGTAACCCCAACCGATCTTTACACCATTGCAGCGGGCGTTTTCATTGTGCTTGCCGTGCTGGCGCTGAACTGGCGTTCACTGCTGTCGATGACTATCAGCCCCGAACTGGCGCAGGTTGATGGGGTTAATCTTCAGCGTACCAAGCTGGTGTTGATGCTGGTGACGGCGCTGACGATCGGTGTGGCGATGAAGTTTGTTGGTGCTTTGATTATCACTTCCCTGCTGATCATTCCTGCGGCCACGGCGCGGCGGTTTGCCCGTTCGCCAGAGCAGATGGCGGGAATTGCGGTGCTGGTGGGGATTCTGGCCGTCACGGCTGGCTTAAGTTTTTCCGCCTGGTACGACACGCCGGCAGGCCCATCGGTAGTGTTGGGAGCATCGGTAATGTTTATGCTGAGTATGATGAAGCGCCCTGCGGTATAGGTTTTTAAGGGCGAGGCGAGCAAAGGGCGAAATTGCTGGGGGATCTAAGGGCGGACTGCTGTGGCACCGCTGGCTGTTCATAAAGACGCAAACAGCATCGTCCCTGATAGCTCGGCTCGCCACGTCCATGTGGCGAGACGCTTTATTCACAGCCTTTGTTCCCCTCCCCTCAACTGTAGTGTTGTCGGTGGGAGGTTTCAGTGACTACTCTCTTCTTTATTCTTCGCGTGAAATCCCAAAGTGCTTATAGGCGTGATTTGTTGCCATACGACCACGCGGCGTACGCTGGATAAAGCCCTGCTGTATCAGGTAGGGTTCCAGCACGTCTTCGATGGTTTCCCGCTCTTCGCCAATAGCAGCGGCGAGGTTATCCAGCCCTACCGGGCCGCCCATAAACTTGTCGATGATCGCCAGCAGCAGTTTACGGTCCATATAGTCGAAGCCTTCGGTATCCACACTCAGCATATCCAGCGCGCGGGAGGCGACATCCCCGCTCAGGCTTCCTGCGGCTTTGACTTCAGAAAAGTCCCTCACGCGTCGTAGCAGGCGGTTAGCTATACGTGGTGTTCCACGGGCACGGCGGGCAATTTCCAGCGCGCCTTCTTCGCTCAGTGGCAGGCCCAGACAGGCGGCACTGCGTGAGACGATATGCTGCAGATCTTCCACCTTGTAAAATTCCAGGCGCTGCACGATACCGAAGCGGTCACGCAGGGGCGAGGTAAGGGATCCGGCGCGCGTCGTTGCACCAATCAGGGTAAAGGGTGGAAGGTCGAGTTTGATACTTCTTGCGGCGGGGCCTTCGCCAATCATGATATCCAGCTGGTAATCTTCCATTGCCGGATAAAGCACCTCTTCCACTACTGGCGAGAGGCGATGGATTTCATCAATGAACAGCACGTCGTGGGGTTCAAGATTGGTCAGCATCGCAGCCAGATCGCCGGCTTTTTCCAGTACCGGGCCAGAGGTGGTGCGCAGGTTCACGCCCATCTCATTGGCCACTATATTAGCCAGCGTGGTTTTGCCCAGACCCGGTGGCCCGAAGATCAACAGATGATCTAGGGCATCGCCGCGCATTTTGGCCGCCTGAATAAAGATTTCCATCTGCTCGCGGACCACAGGCTGCCCGACATATTCCGTCAGCAGCTTGGGACGAATGGCGCGGTCAATGACCTCTTCTTCAGTGATGGTTCCCGGCGAGACCAGGCGATCGGCTTCTATCATGCTTACCTCAAATTGCCGCGCGCAGTGCTTCGCGGATCAGCGTTTCACAATCGGCATCCGGACGCCCTACTTTGCTGATCATCCGGCTGGCTTCCTGCGGTTTATACCCCAGAGATACCAGTGCGGCAACGGCTTCACTCTCTGCGTCGTTGGCAGCATCGTTTGGCTGAACTTCACTGGTCAGCGCAAATGGCGTATCGGCAGCAAACAGATCGCCATGCATGCCTTTAAAGCGGTCTTTCATCTCTACCACCAGACGTTCGGCGGTTTTCTTGCCCACGCCCGGCAGTTTCACCAGTGAGGCAATCTCTTCACGCTCGACGGCGGTGACAAACTGCTGAGCAGACATGCCGGAGAGGATTGCCAGAGCCAGCTTAGGCCCGACACCGTTGACTTTGATCAGCTCACGAAACAGCGCGCGTTCCTGCTTGCTGTTAAAGCCGAACAGCAGCTGGGCATCTTCGCGTACCACGAAATGGGTAAAGATGATGGTTTCCTGGTTCAGTTCAGGAAGCTCATAAAAACAGGTCATCGGCATATGCACTTCATAACCTACGCCATTGGCTTCCAGCAGGACCAGCGGCGGTTGTTTTTCCAGGATGTTGCCTCTAAGACGACCAATCACGTTTTTACCCCTTCTCTTTCAGGTAAGCTTTATATAAATAAGAATGCGGAGGTTATAGCATAAAAAAAGCTGGATGAATATCCAGCTTATCAGGAACGAAGACGGCCACGCGCGAGGTTCAGTTGTCCTTCCCCTATGCGGGTGATGTTCTGGCTGAGGTGGCAGTGAGTGATGGCGATCGCCAACGCATCGGCGGCATCTGCCTGCGGGCTGGCAGAGAGTTTCAGCAGGGTTTTCACCATATGCTGTACCTGGCTTTTTTCCGCGCTGCCGGTGCCCACCACGGTTTGTTTTACCTGGCGTGCCGCATATTCAAATACCGGTAAATCCTGGTTCACTGCCGCCACAATCGCAGCCCCGCGTGCCTGGCCGAGTTTGAGGGCTGAATCCGCATTTTTCGCCATAAAGACCTGCTCAATGGCGAAATACTCAGGCTGGAACTGGGTGATGATTTCACTGACGCCAGCATATATCAGCTTCAGGCGGGACGGCAGATCCGTGACGTTGGTACGAATACAGCCGCTGCCAAGATAGGTTAACTGGCGTCCGACCTGACGGATTACGCCGTAGCCGGTGATGCGTGAACCTGGATCGATACCTAAAATGATCGCCATCACGCTTCTCCGGCCACGGGGTTAGTCTGTGCTGACAACGCCATTAAAGGGTTGCCGCCACCTCGTCGGAGATCTCACCGTTATGGTAGACTTCCTGCACATCGTCGCAGTCTTCCAGCATATCGATCAGACGCATCAACTTAGGTGCAGTCTCTTCATCCATATCCGCTTTGGTTGACGGGATCATGGTCACTTCAGCAGATTCGGCCTTGAGGCCCGTCGCTTCCAGCGCATCTTTGACCTGACCCAGCGATTCCCAGGCGGTGAAGACGTCAATGGTGCCATCTTCATAGGTCACCACATCGTCTGCGCCCGCTTCCAGCGCCGCATCCATCACGGTGTCTTCTTCAAGACCCGGTGCGAAAGAGACCACGCCTTTACGGGTAAACAGGTAGGCTACAGAGCCATCTGTCCCCAGGTTGCCGCCGGTTTTGGTAAAGGCATGACGCACTTCAGAGACGGTACGGTTACGGTTATCACTCAGGCATTCCACCATGACTGCGGTGCCGCCGGGGCCGTAACCTTCATAGATGATGGTTTCCATATTGGTGTCATCATCACCGCCCACGCCGCGTGCAATCGCACGGTTCATGGTGTCACGCGTCATGTTGTTCGACAGCGCTTTATCCATAGCGGCGCGCA
This genomic window from Erwinia sp. E_sp_B01_1 contains:
- the mepM gene encoding murein DD-endopeptidase MepM; amino-acid sequence: MQHIARAVSMAFNTLPRTHRIMLGSLTVVTLAVSVWRPFVYHPSGETNPIVKSIELDKNQLRTLLPEASEPIDQDTPAPEDDVPKDEIDEDVPNETGTHDYVVSSGDTLSSVLNQYGIDMGDINQLARVDKDLRNLRVGQQLSWTLTDDGQLQRLSWEASRRETRTYDRSGDTFKSSSEVQKGEWKDTVLSGTVNGSFVNSAKQAGLNSGEISAVIKALQWQMDFRKLRNGDKFSVLMSREMLDGKSEQSQLSGVRLQSGGKNYYAIRAEDGKFYDRTGAGLAQGFMRFPTVKQYRVSSNFNPRRLNPVTGRIAPHKGVDFAIPVGTPVLAVGDGEVIVSKRSGGAGNYVAIRHGRQYMTRYMHMKKLLVKPGEKVKRGERIGLSGSTGRSTGPHLHFEIWINNQAVNPLTAKLPRMEGLTGKDRSAYLAQVREVMPQLRFK
- the znuA gene encoding zinc ABC transporter substrate-binding protein ZnuA, coding for MLHNKKTLTTLVSSLALAGSLTASAHADVVASVKPLGFIAAAIADGVTPVKVLLPDGASEHDYALRPSDIKRLQGADLVVWVGPEMEAFMPKAVAQLPAQKSVELSDLPTVKPLLIRGAEEDEHQHDETSEAHDEHQHSHHHGEYNMHLWMSPEIARQSAVAIHAKLLELMPQSRDKLDANLQHFEAELATANTQISSQLAPVKGKGYFVFHDAYSYFEKQFGLTPLGHFTVNPEIQPGAQRLHQIRTELVEHKAVCVFAEPQFRPAVIDAVARGTKVRSGTLDPLGIDISLGKDSYVKFLSQLSSQYASCLKGA
- the znuC gene encoding zinc ABC transporter ATP-binding protein ZnuC, which gives rise to MSSLIKLEKISVSFGQRRVLSDVSLTLQPGKILTLLGPNGAGKSTLVRVVLGLIQPDKGTMERPAQLRIGYVPQKIHLDATLPLTVERFMLLRGGVKRADIQPALKRVQAAQLLHYPLQKLSGGEMQRVLLARALLNQPQLLVLDEPTQGVDVNGQVALYDLIDQLRQELNCGVLMVSHDLHLVMAKTDEVLCLNQHICCSGTPEVVSKHPEFISMFGSRGAEQLAIYRHHHNHRHDLQGRIVLRRGQGQ
- the znuB gene encoding zinc ABC transporter permease subunit ZnuB, with amino-acid sequence MIELLLPGWFAGFLLALAAGPLGSFVVWRRMSYFGDTLAHASLLGVAFGLLLNVSPFYAVIAVTLLLSLLLVWLERRPHLAIDTLLGILAHSALSLGLVVVSLMSNVRVDLMAYLFGDLLSVTPTDLYTIAAGVFIVLAVLALNWRSLLSMTISPELAQVDGVNLQRTKLVLMLVTALTIGVAMKFVGALIITSLLIIPAATARRFARSPEQMAGIAVLVGILAVTAGLSFSAWYDTPAGPSVVLGASVMFMLSMMKRPAV
- the ruvB gene encoding Holliday junction branch migration DNA helicase RuvB, which translates into the protein MIEADRLVSPGTITEEEVIDRAIRPKLLTEYVGQPVVREQMEIFIQAAKMRGDALDHLLIFGPPGLGKTTLANIVANEMGVNLRTTSGPVLEKAGDLAAMLTNLEPHDVLFIDEIHRLSPVVEEVLYPAMEDYQLDIMIGEGPAARSIKLDLPPFTLIGATTRAGSLTSPLRDRFGIVQRLEFYKVEDLQHIVSRSAACLGLPLSEEGALEIARRARGTPRIANRLLRRVRDFSEVKAAGSLSGDVASRALDMLSVDTEGFDYMDRKLLLAIIDKFMGGPVGLDNLAAAIGEERETIEDVLEPYLIQQGFIQRTPRGRMATNHAYKHFGISREE
- the ruvA gene encoding Holliday junction branch migration protein RuvA — its product is MIGRLRGNILEKQPPLVLLEANGVGYEVHMPMTCFYELPELNQETIIFTHFVVREDAQLLFGFNSKQERALFRELIKVNGVGPKLALAILSGMSAQQFVTAVEREEIASLVKLPGVGKKTAERLVVEMKDRFKGMHGDLFAADTPFALTSEVQPNDAANDAESEAVAALVSLGYKPQEASRMISKVGRPDADCETLIREALRAAI
- the ruvC gene encoding crossover junction endodeoxyribonuclease RuvC, translated to MAIILGIDPGSRITGYGVIRQVGRQLTYLGSGCIRTNVTDLPSRLKLIYAGVSEIITQFQPEYFAIEQVFMAKNADSALKLGQARGAAIVAAVNQDLPVFEYAARQVKQTVVGTGSAEKSQVQHMVKTLLKLSASPQADAADALAIAITHCHLSQNITRIGEGQLNLARGRLRS
- a CDS encoding YebC/PmpR family DNA-binding transcriptional regulator — translated: MAGHSKWANTKHRKAAQDSKRGKIFTKIIRELVTAAKLGGGDASSNPRLRAAMDKALSNNMTRDTMNRAIARGVGGDDDTNMETIIYEGYGPGGTAVMVECLSDNRNRTVSEVRHAFTKTGGNLGTDGSVAYLFTRKGVVSFAPGLEEDTVMDAALEAGADDVVTYEDGTIDVFTAWESLGQVKDALEATGLKAESAEVTMIPSTKADMDEETAPKLMRLIDMLEDCDDVQEVYHNGEISDEVAATL